A section of the Telopea speciosissima isolate NSW1024214 ecotype Mountain lineage chromosome 3, Tspe_v1, whole genome shotgun sequence genome encodes:
- the LOC122656791 gene encoding GDSL esterase/lipase At5g33370-like — MEFPLAFLIVVFLGITTLVSQVEARAFFVFGDSLVDAGNNNYLATTARADSPPYGLDYPTRRPTGRFSNGLIIPDIISESIREESVLPYLSPQLTGARLQNGANFASAGIGVLNDTGVQFVNIIRMPRQLAYFQEHQQRVTQQIGAARTKRLVNQALVLITVGGNDFVNNYYLVPGSVRSRQYSLPDYVRFVISEYKKLLKRLYDLGARSVLVTGTGPLGCVPAELAQRSRDGSCAADLQQAAALYNPQLVQMINQLNGEIGTRVFFAVNVQRMRTDFISNPQAYGFVTSKIACCGQGPYNGLGLCTVASNLCPNRNIYAFWDPFHPSERANRYIVQQILSGTNDYMYHGNLSTILSTIDSRVAAIDSKV; from the exons ATGGAGTTTCCTTTGGCTTTCCTGATAGTAGTTTTTCTAGGGATAACTACTCTTGTCTCTCAAGTAGAGGCCCGTGCATTCTTCGTCTTCGGTGATTCACTTGTCGATGCTGGTAACAACAATTACTTGGCAACCACTGCTCGTGCTGATTCGCCTCCTTATGGCCTTGACTACCCGACTCGTCGACCCACTGGTCGTTTCTCCAATGGACTTATCATCCCAGACATTATCA GTGAGTCTATTCGTGAGGAGTCTGTATTGCCCTACTTGAGCCCACAACTCACAGGAGCCAGACTACAAAATGGTGCTAACTTTGCTTCGGCCGGGATCGGAGTTCTTAACGACACCGGAGTCCAATTC GTAAACATAATTAGAATGCCAAGGCAATTGGCGTATTTTCAGGAACACCAACAGAGAGTGACTCAACAAATTGGAGCTGCACGGACAAAGCGGCTAGTGAACCAAGCACTTGTTCTTATTACAGTTGGTGGCAATGACTTTGTTAACAATTACTATTTGGTTCCAGGCTCAGTTAGATCTCGTCAATATTCTCTCCCTGATTACGTTCGCTTTGTCATTTCTGAGTATAAAAAGCTTCTAAAG AGGCTGTATGACTTGGGGGCTCGTAGTGTTCTTGTGACTGGAACTGGACCTCTAGGTTGTGTTCCAGCTGAGCTTGCCCAGAGGAGCCGTGACGGCTCTTGTGCCGCTGACCTGCAACAAGCTGCCGCCCTCTACAACCCTCAACTCGTTCAGATGATTAACCAACTCAACGGGGAAATCGGTACTCGGGTTTTCTTCGCCGTTAATGTGCAACGGATGAGAACTGATTTCATCAGTAACCCTCAAGCATATG GTTTTGTCACATCAAAGATCGCATGTTGTGGGCAAGGACCTTACAATGGGCTTGGACTCTGCACAGTTGCTTCAAACCTTTGTCCAAACCGAAATATTTATGCATTTTGGGATCCATTCCACCCAAGTGAACGGGCGAACCGGTACATCGTCCAACAGATCCTTTCCGGCACCAACGATTATATGTACCATGGGAATCTAAGCACCATCTTGTCCACCATTGATTCCAGAGTTGCTGCTATTGATTCCAAGGTCTAA